The region CGCCTGCCGCTTTGTCAAGCAGACTCTGTCCTTGCTCTGACTCCGCATCTTCCTTGTTGTCAAATAAAATCTGCACCATTTAGTAGTATATGAATGCCACTGACCCTCTCTTTTCTTTCCTTGGGTTTTTTCATTTTAAAACCAGTAATGGCTATGAGTAATATCTAGCAAGATGTTAAAATTGAAGCTACTAACCTCAATATCATCGGTATCAGGCCGGCCGGCATATTCCTTTGCAAGCAAATATCTATTTGGCCTATCCTTGTCATCACTGAATACTTTCCAcaatctgaaaaccaggaagtAGATAAGAAATAATAGAGGGATAACCTTTACAATTCATATTTCGTGCAGTAAATTATCGCTACCGTCAAAATGGGAAATTTCACTTATATTAAGTTTTAATCTGATTTTAAACTTAAAGTTGATTTTTTATGGCAAGTTTTTGGATGGTCTGAGATTGGATTGTGCAGAGTTAACAATGGATGCAGACAATCTAAAAAGGAGCAAGTATTGTTGTTATTCACATACACTAATAAGCAATAACCCTTATGGGAAGGAATAAAAGACCATACCCGGGATAACACCGAAAGATTGCACCAAATGGCATAGGTCGCATATGATATACAGTTGTAAACTTGCTGTACAAACAACAAATGATCATAATTCAGTAGTCTGGATTAATAGAAACAAACCAATTCTTCTAAATAAAATGTATTGAGAAAGTACAAGAAAGGGATTCTTATTCAAACAGACGGTAAGTTACTAGCTTGAAGCGAACCACAGAATTTATCTAATGCTAGCTAAGTCTGTTTCCTAACTCAAAAAGACTTAAACAGATGTAAGATTGTCCTAAAAGAGATGAAATAACAAAAACAAGTATTCAACTTCAGTTGACAAAGATACTATTTCTTATAGTTGATTGAAATTTAGGAAGTAAATGATACCGTGTATACTTGGTTTACAGTTGAAACTTGAAACCAAACATATCTAAGCCTTTTGGAATGGAATGGCCTGGAAATCATACCTTAAAAAGTTGCGCCTTAACTCCCGTACATTAAATCCAACCCCGATATCCGCGCTATACAAACGGGGATTCCACATGATAAGGGGCCTTGGCTGCCAATATTTAAACAGTTTGAGcagaaattaaaaatattaaagcACATTACATGGAAATTTCTAAACTTGATGTAAAGTGACAATCTTGCAGTCTACAGATGCTCGAGAGTCGAGAATGACAAATATGAAAATTATCGTTAGTTCTTAACCCCTTGTCGTATTTTTTTTCCAGCTCTATTCTTATGTGGGAAATTGAATTAGAATCTAGTGACTAGAATCAGACACATAATAAGCTTTCACATATTGCTTTTCGTCATGATGAGGAAATTTCACCACACTGTGCAGTACATGGCTGTTTAAATTTCAGATATCATAAGAATCTCTAACAAAAAATTATTGCATTACAGATAGAACAGGAGAGAGTTCATAGACTTTACTGGATCATCGGAGAGAGTGGATGAAATTTTCTCTACATATTCTAACATCTGATAATCAGGAACAATCATGACCACTATCTCATCACCACTGTCTACAGGCTTTCGATCATTTAAGCTGGAGAAACAGAAAAATTAACTATACATGAAATAAGAATAGCGTGACAAAAAATACAGTGCATGAGTAAGAGTAAACATTAAAACATGAATAAAGCATTAATCTCTAGCTCTTTTGAAAGTTCTTTTGTAAGAGTGAACACTACAACAAAAGAAAACATAAAGCATTAATCAATATGGTGGCAGTCACCTTGCAAAACTAAACAAAGCATCTTTCCACCGATATTTTAGAAGAGCTGCAGCACCAGCATCCGGAAATACAGCTTTAACTTTCTAACAATCAAACTCATGAAACTTAGCAACAGAGTTTATATCAAACAATATATGAACATACACATCATAAGACCGGATTGAACATTTGAATTCGTCATGAAGCACATTATCATGGAAGTCAATATCAATATTTATAATACGAGCATCGATTTTGGATAATTGTGTCATGTCTTAAGTTTGTAACTATAGCATAGACATATCTTTTGTAGATCCTTAAGTGTAATGAATTTCGGAGGCTGCTAGCATTTTCATCGAATATTTTCAAGTTTTGTTTTAAAAGCAACTCATGTAACAACACATGCAATAGCTACAATAGCAACTCATGTAACAACACATGCAATAGCATCTTGGAGAAATACATTAGTAGGTCTACCAAAAGGAAAAGAAAAACATTTTGAATCCAGAAAATTCTTCATATCTTTTATGTGCTTTGAGTTCATAACTTCCAGAATAAGTCCCCAAACCTGACATTGTGTTTCTTTAATAAGTGTATCCAAGAAGACCCTCGACAATTCCCAAAGCTCCAACTGTGCGCCTTCATCATCTAAAAATTGCAGTTGAGGAATCAAAAGTTCAACCTGTAAGACAGTTAAAAAATTTAGCACACGCGAGATGGTGCACTTCGTAACTAAAAGGAAACAATTATTAACTTCGACGGAATATGATTCTGGTGTATGAGAACATACTATTGCTCTCATCCCTCCTGAAGATACAAATGATGCAGCAGCCTGACTTGATTGTATCACTGCACCCTCCAAGTCCGGAGGTAAGCAACTGTAAAACAGAAAGCAAAAAAGTTAAATTTTTTATACCCATtggaatatgattcacacagatAATATCTAATTCTAGCATTCATGATTCTACTAACTTCCAATTGAAAAGATGATGCTAAGTGTGACGGGATCAAAATTGATTTACCTATCGTCTTCCTCGTTATCGTTACTATTAAGAGGAGTATCTGTGGTGATAGTTTCTAGTGAGGATGAAGCTTCGGC is a window of Lathyrus oleraceus cultivar Zhongwan6 chromosome 6, CAAS_Psat_ZW6_1.0, whole genome shotgun sequence DNA encoding:
- the LOC127098295 gene encoding uncharacterized protein LOC127098295, coding for MGCRSLTCCNFQFHSTTLLPTSPTPFSISFSHPQLSTYNHNGIPLRSATSTSKVRAKFEKFQVEPSQEAEASSSLETITTDTPLNSNDNEEDDSCLPPDLEGAVIQSSQAAASFVSSGGMRAIVELLIPQLQFLDDEGAQLELWELSRVFLDTLIKETQCQKVKAVFPDAGAAALLKYRWKDALFSFASLNDRKPVDSGDEIVVMIVPDYQMLEYVEKISSTLSDDPPRPLIMWNPRLYSADIGVGFNVRELRRNFLSKFTTVYHMRPMPFGAIFRCYPGLWKVFSDDKDRPNRYLLAKEYAGRPDTDDIEILFDNKEDAESEQGQSLLDKAAGVFSSINRFMKSI